The following coding sequences are from one Corticium candelabrum chromosome 20, ooCorCand1.1, whole genome shotgun sequence window:
- the LOC134196061 gene encoding uncharacterized protein LOC134196061, whose product MASESPNIELGLKSVLSDVFGHHSFREVYTSSEAITSSFGRNALSRQLKTAISFIAIDEVHLIEEWESTFRPSYKELSFIRSCLPTVPIMALSATAPLFLITSVTQHLNMPDYVLVSGSLNRPNLHFSLDSSTSISSVFHLLASMLSSVKYSKDIPKTLIFCRSKDVLYKVYIHLVYSCNSITRGTVGQYHATMTLEGRSQHYGEIKCGKQRVMVATSAFGLGVNIDDISEVILFGLPASGSELVQLAGRGGRDPLRLCLVRFVAHSQDRRLSVCNNEIVTLASNKVCLRRILVYKILHSDEPLPDSDLCCSFCNASDERPHIFQPEVDCTLPLSPIPCRSAPLRSRRVVAGQRAALRKALLELRRTAGGTRYRMRGLDSVLSMLVIDKLVKM is encoded by the exons ATGGCTTCTGAAAGCCCGAATATTGAACTCGGTCTGAAATCCGTTCTTTCCGACGTATTTGGACACCATAGTTTTCGTGAAG TTTATACGTCTTCAGAAGCGATCACATCAAGTTTTGGGCGAAACGCATTGTCTAGGCAATTGAAGACAGCAATCTCCTTCATTGCTATTGATGAAGTACATCTGATCGAAGAGTGGGAGTCTACATTTAGACCTTCTTACAAGGAACTAAGCTTTATTCGTTCTTGCCTGCCTACTGTCCCAATTATGGctctctcagcaacagctccactTTTCCTTATTACTTCTGTAACCCAACATCTGAATATGCCTGACTATGTTCTAGTATCTGGATCTCTAAATCGTCCAAACTTACAtttttctttggattcatcCACCTCTATTTCGTCAGTCTTCCACTTGTTAGCTTCTATGTTGTCCTCTGTAAAGTATTCTAAAGATATTCCAAAAACTCTTATATTTTGCAGATCAAAGGATGTTTTGTATAAAGTGTATATTCATCTTGTGTACAGCTGCAATAGTATAACCAGGGGTACAGTAGGACAATACCATGCCACAATGACACTTGAGGGGCGATCTCAACACTATGGAGAAATCAAGTGTGGCAAGCAGCGAGTCATGGTAGCTACTAGTGCGTTTGGCCTTGGTGTGaacattgatgacatcagtGAAGTTATTCTATTCGGTTTGCCAGCCAGTGGATCTGAGCTTGTGCAACTTGCTGGACGTGGAGGGAGAGATCCACTAAGGTTGTGCCTTGTTCGGTTTGTGGCACACTCTCAGGACCGTAGGCTGTCAGTGTGCAACAACGAAATTGTGACTCTTGCCTCAAATAAGGTCTGTTTGAGAAGAATTCTTGTTTACAAGATTTTGCATTCAGATGAGCCATTACCTGATAGTGATTTGTGCTGTTCCTTCTGCAATGCATCTGATGAGCGACCTCATATTTTTCAGCCAGAGGTGGATTGCACCTTACCACTTTCTCCTATTCCATGCAGATCTGCACCGTTGAGATCACGTCGTGTTGTTGCTGGTCAGAGAGCTGCTTTGAGGAAAGCACTACTTGAACTTAGAAGAACGGCCGGTGGCACAAGATACAGAATGAGAGGACTAGATAGCGTCTTATCTATGTTAGTGATTGATAAACTAGTAAAAATGTAA
- the LOC134195910 gene encoding uncharacterized N-acetyltransferase YjgM-like yields the protein MDGDRQLDLDEQILQYKTYTVRPWKRGDRDAATAIVQTCRAEYDLPFEPQGEDKDIANVDEYYWKKKLGEMWVVEENDTGKVIGTAGYYKISMGCNAVELRKMFLLPHARGKGLGKAILERLERRIKERGYEEIYIQTCTVLKEACQMYQTAGYVQTTNDQLALKCDLMLKKSVASVTLS from the coding sequence ATGGACGGCGACAGGCAACTTGATCTAGACGAACAGATCCTTCAGTATAAAACTTACACCGTAAGACCGTGGAAACGTGGAGACCGAGATGCTGCTACAGCCATTGTGCAGACATGTCGAGCAGAGTATGACTTACCATTTGAACCACAAGGGGAAGACAAGGATATTGCTAACGTGGATGAATATTATTGGAAGAAGAAACTAGGCGAAATGTGGGTCGTTGAAGAGAACGACACAGGCAAAGTGATCGGTACTGCCGGATACTACAAGATATCAATGGGTTGCAATGCTGTGGAACTGAGAAAAATGTTTCTACTGCCTCATGCTAGAGGGAAAGGATTAGGAAAGGCCATTCTTGAGAGATTAGAGAGACGAATCAAAGAACGAGGATATGAGGAGATCTACATCCAGACGTGTACAGTGTTAAAAGAGGCATGTCAGATGTATCAGACTGCTGGTTatgtacaaacaacaaatgatCAACTGGCGTTGAAATGTGACTTAATGCTGAAGAAGTCGGTTGCAAGTGTAACTCTTTCATGA
- the LOC134195899 gene encoding uncharacterized N-acetyltransferase YjgM-like: MDGDRQLDLDEQILQYKTYTVRPWKRGDRDAATAIVQTCLAEYDLPFEPQGEDKDLVNVDEYYWKKKLGEMWVVEENDTGEVIGTAGYYKISMGCNAVELRKMFLLPHARGKGLGKAILERLERRIKERGYEEIYIETCTVLKEACQMYRTAGYVQTTNDQLALRCDLMLKKSVANVTLS; the protein is encoded by the coding sequence ATGGACGGCGACAGGCAACTTGATCTAGACGAACAGATCCTTCAGTATAAAACTTACACCGTAAGACCGTGGAAACGTGGAGACCGAGATGCTGCTACAGCCATTGTGCAGACATGTCTAGCAGAGTATGACTTGCCATTTGAACCACAAGGGGAAGACAAGGATCTTGTTAACGTGGATGAATATTATTGGAAGAAGAAACTAGGCGAAATGTGGGTCGTTGAAGAGAACGACACAGGCGAAGTGATCGGTACTGCCGGATACTACAAGATATCAATGGGTTGCAATGCTGTGGAACTGAGAAAAATGTTTCTTCTGCCTCATGCTAGAGGGAAAGGATTAGGAAAGGCCATTCTTGAGAGATTAGAGAGACGAATCAAAGAACGAGGATATGAGGAGATCTACATCGAGACGTGTACAGTGTTAAAAGAGGCATGTCAGATGTATCGGACTGCTGGTTatgtacaaacaacaaatgatCAACTAGCGTTGAGATGTGACTTGATGCTGAAGAAGTCGGTTGCAAATGTAACTCTTTCATGA
- the LOC134196064 gene encoding zinc finger MYM-type protein 1-like, with product MQIDGIPDVGDQPCQPRRASFPKVSFGKKAPKSRSFQAAWFDNWPWLHWHDSVEKVFCHVCVKAAKSGKLKCKTAEQAFIYRGVQNWNDATRLFRSHAKSDCHREAVESLITLPATTKHVGELLRTQLVEDRKRNRASLLRILRALRFLARQGIALRGSALTKEIDSNLSQLLRLFCELSTDLSDWLQKKTNKYTSADIQNELLKVMSLRILRDVSAKLEGTPYTIMVDETTDASTQEQVVIVLRWVDEDLEPHEDFIGLHITASTDAKSIVAIIRDVLVRMNLSLTNCRGQCYDGAAVMKGCLSGVAAQLTQDEPRALFTHCYGHSLNLACQDTIKDIIPIKYALDTTFELSKLLKYSAKRKSEYKRLQAEMAPQDPGFRTLCPTRWTVRAASLQSVMQNFSVIQSSLDSFADMAKGDPEMSARCTGVAAQFSSFDFLFGVALGEKVLKLVDNLSKALQHKKMSAAQGQVLAELTIKSLALMRTEAEFSNFWEKLIEKQSKEDVAEPSLPRKRKRPCRYDEGSSGHFATCIEDHYRVMYFSAFDMAIQSIKSRFDQPHYKIYSKLECTLLKGAAGESYTDDLSSIQELYCTDFDSNILQTQLLILYSHFRETAVTPALMDVVDYVKSLGKPGQLLLSEVVKLIRLILVAPATNATSERTFSALRIVKTYLRCTMTQARLNHLLMLHVHKEACDSLDLELCIDDFCRESEHRRNIFGSM from the coding sequence ATGCAGATTGACGGGATTCCAGATGTCGGTGATCAGCCCTGTCAGCCTCGCCGAGCTTCATTTCCAAAAGTTTCGTTTGGGAAAAAAGCTCCAAAATCAAGATCATTTCAAGCTGCTTGGTTCGACAACTGGCCTTGGCTTCATTGGCACGACTCCGTTGAGAAAGTGTTCTGTCACGTCTGTGTGAAGGCTGCGAAGTCTGGCAAGCTGAAATGCAAGACTGCTGAGCAGGCATTCATCTATCGCGGAGTTCAAAACTGGAATGATGCCACCCGCTTATTTCGTTCACACGCGAAATCAGACTGCCACAGAGAAGCGGTTGAGTCACTGATCACGCTACCTGCCACAACAAAGCACGTTGGTGAACTACTAAGAACTCAATTggttgaagacagaaagagaaaccgGGCCAGCCTCCTTCGCATTCTCAGGGCGCTGAGGTTCCTGGCACGTCAAGGTATTGCCCTCCGCGGTTCCGCCCTCACCAAAGAGATTGATAGCAATTTGTCACAGCTCCTTCGTCTTTTTTGTGAGCTTTCTACAGATCTCTCCGATTGGttgcagaaaaagacaaataagtacacaagtgcagacatacagaatgagCTGCTGAAGGTGATGTCACTTCGAATTCTTCGAGATGTCTCAGCCAAACTTGAAGGCACACCATACACCATTATGGTAGACGAAACCACTGACGCAAGTACCCAGGAGCAGGTTGTAATAGTTCTACGATGGGTGGATGAAGACCTAGAGCCTCATGAGGATTTTATTGGGCTGCACATCACTGCTTCAACTGATGCTAAGTCCATTGTAGCAATTATCAGGGATGTTCTTGTTCGTATGAACCTTAGTCTGACCAACTGTCGTGGTCAGTGCTATGATGGTGCAGCTGTGATGAAAGGATGTCTATCAGGAGTTGCTGCTCAACTCACTCAAGATGAACCACGAGCATTGTTCACTCACTGCTATGGTCATAGCCTCAATTTAGCCTGCCAAGACACCATCAAAGACATAATTCCTATCAAATATGCCCTTGACACAACATTTGAACTGTCAAAACTTCTCAAGTACTCAGCAAAAAGAAAGTCTGAGTACAAGCGACTTCAAGCTGAGATGGCTCCTCAAGACCCTGGATTTAGGACGCTATGCCCTACGAGATGGACCGTTCGAGCAGCTTCTCTACAGAGTGTTATGCAAAACTTTTCGGTCATCCAATCCAGCTTAGACAGTTTTGCAGATATGGCAAAAGGAGACCCAGAGATGTCTGCTCGGTGTACTGGTGTTGCTGCTCAGTTTTCTTCATTTGACTTTCTCTTTGGAGTAGCATTAGGAgaaaaagtcttgaagttggtTGACAATCTGAGCAAAGCTCTTCAGCACAAGAAGATGTCTGCTGCACAAGGTCAAGTGTTAGCAGAACTTACCATCAAATCTCTTGCACTAATGCGTACAGAAGCTGAATTCTCAAATTTCTGGGAAAAGTTGatagagaaacaaagcaaagaagatgTTGCAGAGCCTTCCCTTCCTCGGAAAAGGAAGCGTCCTTGCCGATATGATGAAGGAAGTTCGGGACACTTCGCAACATGTATAGAAGATCATTACCGGGTTATGTATTTTTCCGCTTTCGATATGGCAATTCAGTCTATCAAAAGCAGATTTGACCAGCCACACTATAAGATATACAGCAAGCTTGAATGCACACTTCTGAAGGGTGCTGCTGGAGAGAGCTATACGGATGACCTGTCTAGCATACAGGAGTTGTACTGCACAGACTTTGACAGCAATATCCTCCAGACGCAGCTATTGATACTGTATTCTCACTTTAGAGAAACGGCAGTCACACCAGCCCTGATGGATGTTGTGGACTATGTTAAGTCACTAGGGAAACCCGGCCAATTGCTGTTGTCTGAGGTGGTCAAACTTATACGCTTGATCCTTGTTGCTcctgcaacaaatgcaactagTGAAAGAACGTTCTCAGCTCTCCGCATTGTTAAAACATACCTTCGGTGCACTATGACACAGGCAAGGTTAAATCACCTTTTAatgttgcatgtgcacaaagaaGCATGTGATAGTCTTGATCTAGAACTATGCATAGATGATTTCTGTAGGGAATCAGAACACAGAAGAAACATTTTTGGCTCAATGTAG
- the LOC134195855 gene encoding uncharacterized protein LOC134195855: protein MDLTVRGKACIKEVLDTVTELLDGMSHTNSAEDTTKVGDDEIRDIADKLKSRFQELKDICKTFAASDKLRRDQPTVALDRTLVARRDELRRELQSQNAQLKKLIDSSRNLLVQINVTTPLESA, encoded by the coding sequence ATGGATCTCACTGTGAGGGGAAAGGCCTGTATAAAGGAAGTACTCGACACAGTGACGGAGTTACTCGATGGAATGAGCCATACCAACTCTGCTGAGGACACAACCAAAGTCGGAGACGATGAGATCCGGGACATTGCCGACAAACTGAAGAGTCGATTTCAGGAACTGAAAGACATCTGCAAGACTTTCGCCGCCTCTGACAAGCTAAGACGCGATCAACCAACCGTAGCACTCGATAGAACTCTTGTTGCCAGGAGAGACGAGTTGAGGCGAGAGCTGCAAAGCCAAAATGCTCAACTAAAGAAACTCATAGACTCTAGCAGAAACCTGCTAGTTCAAATAAATGTTACTACACCCTTAGAATCCGCATGA
- the LOC134195854 gene encoding uncharacterized protein LOC134195854, which translates to MGERRGSQAQYRHTDCFREGFERVLTECPDRAFHSDLFRQAILAHENSETATREFQMSKEIDPNNVTPLVLDYMYTGRILLTLGNAVQLWKVADFLQMSGLMSLVEQFVEETVSMTNAWEVWTDCISLRVEQFKSKAISHIVNNFTFTKAQDYSGIPEEAFLALLIHERLTALRKFVLTSKYIADNPSPSDYFLHRVEEILESAIPSVTMKFLYHVSAKEVMLVPTQLLAKLLLQDDLEVDQEYVVYEFVMDLLHIRGVQGMAELRKDAKSWPSVSAYARLETENCGRSKPLDEQEAQNLLKVVRFSQLYKRELFEAHQNPLIPRDLLLAHSLRRLDTFEFGSCCCLANHESDIIFAPRASYDGPHISSISVLLSQCSGVDIKQFRICLEMTEAISLSKWEKVQAAYGPVDIPVSLIQGSQWIEFKMKKPFKWRKRMNLVVEMARLNCSMTCDLGSLFCFHKDGAHSVEGTSDDVQGENTTYPKPTNRCPNYLPALRLFTVEGDEYQIRRLATYSVCRGPFNGQCTSSWMQSLYRWGDFYLVD; encoded by the exons ATGGGAGAGCGAAGGGGCTCACAAGCTcaatacagacacacagactgttTTCGAGAGGGTTTTGAGAGGGTGCTGACAGAATGTCCCGACAGAG CTTTCCATTCTGACTTATTTCGTCAGGCCATTTTGGCGCACGAGAATAGCGAGACGGCAACGCGTGAGTTCCAGATGAGCAAGGAGATCGACCCCAACAACGTCACACCTCTTGTTCTCGACTACATGTATACGGGACGTATTCTATTGACTCTAGGAAACGCCGTGCAGCTGTGGAAGGTGGCAGATTTCCTCCAGATGTCGGGGCTAATGTCATTAGTGGAGCAGTTTGTAGAGGAGACGGTGAGCATGACAAATGCGTGGGAGGTGTGGACAGATTGCATCAGTCTCCGCGTTGAACAATTCAAAAGCAAGGCCATCTCTCATATTGTCAACAACTTTACGTTCACCAAGGCTCAGGATTACAGTGGAATTCCCGAGGAGGCGTTCCTAGCTCTTCTCATTCATGAACGACTCACTGCACTGAGGAAATTTGTGTTAACGTCGAAATACATAGCAGATAATCCTTCTCCGTCTGATTACTTTCTACATCGGGTAGAAGAAATCTTGGAAAGTGCTATTCCAAGTGTTACCATGAAGTTTCTATATCATGTCTCAGCAAAGGAAGTGATGTTGGTACCGACACAACTTCTTGCCAAACTCCTTTTGCAAGATGACTTGGAAGTCGATCAGGAGTATGTTGTCTATGAATTTGTTATGGATCTGTTACATATCCGGGGTGTTCAAGGTATGGCAGAGCTAAGGAAGGATGCGAAGAGTTGGCCTTCTGTTAGTGCTTACGCTCGCTTGGAGACCGAAAATTGCGGAAGAAGTAAACCATTAGACGAGCAGGAGGCTCAAAATCTACTGAAGGTCGTTCGGTTTTCACAACTGTACAAGCGTGAGTTGTTCGAGGCGCATCAAAATCCTCTCATACCGAGAGACCTACTGCTTGCTCACTCGTTACGTCGACTTGACACCTTTGAATTTGGCTCATGCTGTTGTCTCGCAAACCACGAATCCGACATTATATTTGCTCCTAGAGCTTCCTACGACGGCCCTCACATTTCTAGCATTTCGGTCTTACTGAGCCAGTGCTCGGGTGTCGACATCAAACAATTCCGTATTTGTCTCGAAATGACCGAAGCGATCAGCCTGTCGAAATGGGAAAAAGTGCAGGCGGCATACGGTCCAGTCGACATACCCGTCTCATTGATCCAAGGCAGTCAATGGATCGAGTTCAAGATGAAAAAGCCGTTCAAGTGGAGGAAACGAATGAACCTAGTCGTTGAAATGGCCCGACTGAATTGCTCCATGACATGCGATCTCGGTTCACTATTCTGTTTTCACAAGGATGGTGCTCACTCTGTTGAAGGCACGAGTGATGATGTCCAAGGAGAGAACACTACTTATCCCAAGCCAACAAACAGATGCCCAAACTACTTGCCAGCACTGAGACTCTTTACAGTGGAAGGAGACGAATACCAGATTCGACGATTGGCAACATATTCGGTATGCCGTGGACCCTTCAATGGTCAATGCACATCATCGTGGATGCAAAGTCTGTATCGATGGGGAGACTTTTATCTTGTGGATTGA